The Brevibacillus humidisoli DNA segment TACCAGTTCGGTAAAAGGATGATGCGGATGAAAAACCAGGTATGGCAGATTGCCGGGATCTTCGCTTTCTCATCAGTAGGGGCCTCATACCTCGGTGGATGGGAAGTGCTTCACTTCTTTTCGTATTACGGCAGCTGGGGTATGCTTGGGCTGGTACTTGCCTCGTACAGCCTGGCTTGGGCCGGTTATCAGCTGATCAAACTTTGTCAGGAGCATGAGGTACAGGATATCGGCCAATTGCTGACGCTTCTGGTAGGTCACGCAGCAGCTCCAGCCTTCTCGATTGCCATCCATCTGATCGTACTCTTATTGACAGGTGGTGTCATGGCGCAATTGGCGGAAAAACTGCAGGCAGCCGGCTTCCTCTCGTTTCTCGCAGCAGCTGCACTAATGGTGGTACTGGTTTGGCAGTTTGCTGAACGGATTGATTGGCAGCGCCTGATCGCATGGATCAGTTGGCTGCCCATCGTCGGAATTGTGGTCCACAGTTCCTTTTTTCTCGATCTTCGTCCCATACCATTTCCCAGCTTATCGTATCAGTTAAACCTGGGTTGGCTGTGGTCTGCGCTGCAGTACATCGGTCTTCATCTTTTGGTGCTTGCTATTGTCGCGATCATGCTGGCAAAACGCACGAACGACAACCGGTCGCTTCAACATGGGGTGATCTGGGGCGGGGGGATATTTGCTCTGCTGCTGTTGCTGGGGCACCTGGCCATCCTCTCTTACTGGCACGATGTGCACGATTCGCAAACACCGCTGTATGAAGTGTTTCACGAATCACTTGCCGCTGGTTTTCTGCTCTATCAGGCGTTGGACTGGCTGCATGCCCTGTTCACTGTCATCGTCTGGTTGTATTGTCTTACATCACTCTTGTCAGAACGTTTTGAGTTGAACCGAACCGCCCTTTTGCTTTCGTTTTGCGGGGCCATGCTGGCCGCCGCACTCCTGTGCGGCAGCCTGGATCCGCTTGTGCCCTTCACTTACGTAGCAGCTACCTTTTTGGGCTTGATCCTGTTTTTTCTGCTGCTCTGGAGGAAGCTTCGCGCATGATGACGCAGTCGCTGTCCACAGCATGCTCAGTCCAGTCGCTGCCGCAGAGCCGTGCAGTCCCGACTGTTTGGGCAGGCGACCGTCAGATCCTTACAGGGATCATCTGGGATCATCTGGGATCATCAGGGATGTTCAGGGATGTTCAGTGATTGTCCAGCAGCGAAGTGACAACAAAGCCGCGCTGCTCCAAATCCTGCTTGATCCGCTCCCCACTCTCCGTTGATTTGTACTTGGTCAAGATGCGCCTCACCCCGTGATGTTTGGAGTCAAAGGAGATGCAAGAAACGACGTTGGCGTCATGCTTGACCAAAGTGGACATGATCTCCTGTAAAATCCCCTTACGCTCGTATTGGGCAATCACCATTCGGGTGGCAGCGATGTTCATGCCGAACGCCGATTCCAGTTCAAGCTCGACATCTTTCCGCTTCAGGATCCCCAGGAAGTGGTTTGCTTCGTCAACGACAGGCACAAACGGGTAGCGGACGATGATCGGCAGTGCATCTTCAAACAGATGCTGCTCCGTGAGGGCGGGAACCCGTCTATCCACTCCTTCAGCAAGCGGCAATTGGATAAACTCCTCATAAGAACCACGAAACAAGCCCTTCTCAAACAGCTCAAACAAACTCCGCTTGCTAAGCGCACCGTAAAAGGAACCATCATCCGCGACAACCGGAATGCTCCACAGCTGCTTTGCTTTCATCTGGTCCAAGGCTATCTTGACGTCCGTTAGAAGGATTGACCTTGTCGAATCCTTCTGCTATGTTGGATGAAGAAATAGCCAAGAAAAACAATATTCAGGGGGAGAAACCATGTATTATGTAGACGGTAGATGGGTGGAGGCTGCCGAAGCGTATATCCATCCGGAGGATCGAGGGTATCAGTTTGGAGACGGCATCTACGAGGTGTTTCGCATCTACCAGGGAAAAATATATCAGTGGGAAGCCCATTACACCCGATTGGCAAGAAGCGCCAAAGAACTGCAAATCGCATTCCCTTGGACGAGCAGTGAACTTCAATCGATTGCTGAACAACTTCTGGACAAGAACAGCATCACGGAAACCGACGATGCCATTCTGTATATGCAGGTAACAAGAGGAACTGCTCCCCGGCAGCATGAATTTCCCGAAGGACTGCGTCCGATCCTATCTGCATTTGCCAGGAAGAAGGAACGGCCACGCGCGGAAATGCAAAACGGCATCGCAGCGGCGCTCATTCCCGATATTCGCTGGCTTCGCTGCGACATCAAAAGTTTGAATCTGTTGGGAGCAGCCATGGCCAAACAGCAGGCGAAACAACAAGGGGCCTTCGAAGCGATCTTGCACCGCGACGGAACCGTTACCGAAGGCAGTTCGTCCAACCTTTTTGTCGTAAAGGACAATGTGTTGTACACCCACCCCGCTAACCACCTGATTCTGCACGGCATTACACGGCAGATTGTGATTGCACTGGCCGGAACTCTCTCTTTGGAGGTACGGGAAGAAACGTTCGATGCCGAGTTTTTGAAACAAGCTGATGAATTGTTTTTCACCGGTACGACTGTAGAAGTTATGCCTGTCGTATCGTTAGACGGAAAGCCTGTAGGAAGTGGGCAGGTCGGAGAGGTTGTCCGCAAGCTGCAGGAGGCATTTGAAGGTACGATTGGCTAATTGCACCACATGTTTCGAACGTCAGAAAATCAATGTGACGGTAAAGCCAATAATGGATAGAAGGTCAGGGGAATTCTGACCTCTATCCATTTTTTGTAGAGACCTATTTTTTGTATAAACGATAAAACGTTGCCATTTCCATGACTGCCTGGCTCGTCTACGGCCCAGAGAGCTGCCGGGTCAGCGACGAAAGTTCCACTCTGGTGTGGCATAACGTGTGCGGCTCAGTTCTTCTGCCAGAGCCAGCTCCTCATCCGTGAGCGGTTGTTCGATTAGCTCCACGCCTAAACCGGAGGCAAACCCTGCGAAAAAGGCATCTATCGCCTGATCCAGGCCAACCTGGGCTCCGCTTACTTCGTTAATCGTAACTGCCTTTTCTCGAAAGCTGTCCATCATCCGCTGTTTTACCCGCTCTGACGGAAAACGAAGCAGAGAAAACAAGAGATCCACATCCATGTCAAGCAGGATGGACCCATGCTGCAGAATCACACCTTTTTGTCGTGTCTGCGCACTACCTGCCACCTTTTTCCCTTCCACAACCAGCTCATACCAGGAAGGCGAGTCAAAGCAAGCTGACGATCCTGGTGAGCTGTATTTTGCCTTCTCTTCTTCTGTCGCAAGGGACACCATCTCTGCTCTTAGACCGAGCTCCTGAAAGCCATGCAGCAGTCCCATGCTGATAATCTTGTACGCCTCTGTTACACTGGTCGGCATCCGGGGATGACGCTCTGACACGATGACGCTGTACGTTAACTCTTGGTCGTGCAGCACGGCCCGTCCGCCAGTTGGCCGCCGTACGAAACCCAGTCCAAGCTGCTTGACCGCTGTTGTATCAATCTCTTTCTCCGCCTTTTGGAAGTAACCGATCGACAGCGTCGCCGGCTCCCAGGTGTAAAACCGCACCGTCGGCGGCACTTTTCCTTCACTATGTAAAGTGAGAATCGCTTCATCCACGGCCATGTTCATCTCGGGAGACATCGCCTTCGTCAATACATATCGCCACTGCTCCATCGCTGATTCCTCCTTTTGGGAAAAGCTTGCATCGAAAGACCGTCCTCAACAGCCCTGTTCCTCCTCACCTGTGCAGACGATTCAAACAGGATAGCAGATAAACTCTTTGCCTGTTCATTGTACGGCCTAATCTGTACTTGCGGCAAGTAATAGCAGCACACCCGACTGGTGTGGATGGATCATGAGCGAAGCGGATTATAACCGATAAAAGAAGTCGCGTTACCTCTGCAGTAACGCGACTTGATGTTTCCCATCATCGTGACTTATGCCGATCGCCCAAAAGCCACCACATTTATGAATTGAGTACAGTCTTGGTTCACACACCCTCTGATTGGTAGCGGAGGACCGGCTTGCGAGCCGCCGTCGCTTCATCCAACCGCTTTACTACCGTGGTGTGCGGCGCCTCCTGGACGATCTCCGGCGACTGCTCGCACTCACGGGCGATTTGCAGCATAACCTCGGCAAACTCATCCAAAGTCTCCTTGGTCTCCGTCTCGGTCGGCTCTATCATCAGACATTCATCCACGATCAGCGGGAAGTAGATCGTTGGCGGATGATAGCCAAAGTCGAGCAGCCGCTTGGCAATGTCCAAGGTACGGACGCCCTGTTTTTTCTGTCGAACGCCGGAGAGGACGAACTCGTGCTTGCAGACGCAGTCGTATGGCAGTTCATATGCTTCAGCCAGACGGCGCATCAAGTAGTTGGCGTTTAGCACCGCATTTTGCGATACCTGCAGCAAACCTTCTGCTCCCATCGTGCTGATGTAGGAGTAGGCACGCAGCAGAATGCCAAAGTTGCCGTAGTAAGCTTTCACTCGCCCGATCGACTGTGGGCGGTCATAATCAAGCCGGAAGCGTCCCGTTTCGTCTTTCGCCACAATAGGCGCCGGCAGGAACGGCAGCAGCGACGCTTTTACCCCAACCGGACCGGCTCCCGGCCCACCGCCGCCGTGGGGGCCGGTAAAGGTCTTGTGCAGATTCAAGTGAACGACGTCAAAGCCCATATCTCCGGGACGGGCAATTCCGAGAATCGCGTTGGCATTGGCCCCGTCGTAGTAGAGCAAGCCGCCTACTTCGTGCACGATCCTGGCCATCTCTACGATATCCTCTTCAAAAAGCCCTAGTGTGTTGGGATTGGTCAGCATCAACCCGGCTGTATCAGGTCCGACTGCCGCCCGCAGTGCTTCGATGTCGACCAATCCCCGTTCATCGGAAGGAATGGTCACCGTCTCCATTCCGGCAACGTTGGCCGATGCCGGGTTGGTACCGTGCGCGGAATTGGGTACAATCACCTTCGTCCGCTTCTCGCCACGACTCTCGTGATACGCACGAATCATCATCAGGCCGGTAAACTCACCGGCTGCTCCTGCTGCAGGCTGCAGTGACACCGCATCCATCCCGGTAATCTCAGCCAAATCCTGCTGCAGGTTGTACAGCATTTCCAGCGCACCTTGTACGGTTTCATCCGGCTGATAGGGGTGAATCGAGGCAAACCCCGGCAAGCGGGCGATATCCTCGTTAATTTTTGGATTGTATTTCATCGTACACGAGCCAAGCGGGTAAAAACCGGAGTCGACGCCGTGATTGCGGTTGGACAGTTCCGTATAGTGACGCATCAGCTGCAGCTCTGATACCTCCGGCAAGGCCGCGGGTGTTTCCCGTAGCAGGTGCTGCGGCAGCAGGGTCGTCACATCTACTTCTGGAACATCCAGTTCCGGCAAGCTGTATCCAACCCGCCCGGGCCGACTCATCTCGAAAATAAGTGCTTTTTCCTTGTTGTTATGCACGACCGATCACCTCCAATTGCTGTGCCAGCGTGTCAATCTCTTGTTTGGTCCTCAACTCGGTGACAGCGATCAGCATATGTCCGGACAATTCCGGATAGCTGCGTCCCATGTCGTACCCACCGATGATGCCTGCTTGCAGCAGGGCAGCGTTTACTTCCGCTGCAGGCTTTGGCAGTTTGACCACGAATTCGTTAAAGGTGGGAGACTGAAAGACTATTTCCAATCCCTCTAATGCTCCAATCACTTGCTTGGCGTAATTGGCTTTTTGCAGGTTCATCAACGCCATCTCCTGCACCCCCTGACGGCCTAACGCACTGAGGGCCACAGAAGCAGCCAGCGCGTTCAAAGCCTGGTTGGAGCAGATGTTTGATGTCGCTTTTTCCCGGCGGATATGCTGTTCACGCGCCTGCAGGGTCAAGACAAACCCGCGCTTCCCTTCTTCATCCTTGGTCTGACCGACGATTCGGCCCGGCATTTTGCGCATCAGCTTGGTCGTCGTAGCAAAGTAACCACAGTGTGGTCCGCCAAATGAAGCGTGAATGCCAAACGGCTGCATGTCGCCGACGACGATGTCCGCACCTAGTTTGCCCGGTGCTTCCAATACACCGAGGCTGACCGGATTGGCCTTCACGATAAACAGTGCACCCGCTTCATGCACCAGTCGTTCAACCGCCGCCAGATCCTCCACGCTGCCAAAAAAGTTTGGATATTGCAAGATAACGGCACCTGTCTGGTCCGTCAACTCCGCTTGCAGTTGAGCAAGGTCGGTTACTCCTTGTCCGGTATAGCCGATTTCGACCACTTCCACGTCCTGACCGTAAGCGTAGGTGTTCAAAATCTGACGCGCTTCCGGATGGACCGCACGTGAGACGAGCACCCGTTTTTTTCCGGTGTGACCTGCGGCCATCATGGCCGCTTCCGCCAATGAAGTGGGACCATCGTACATCGACGAGTTGGCCACCTGCATCCCGGTCAGCTCACAGACCATCGTCTGAAACTCAAAGATCGCCTGTAGTTCCCCCTGGCTAATCTCCGGCTGGTACGGGGTATACGCGGTATAAAACTCGGAGCGGGAAATGACGTGGTTGACCACGCTGGGGATGTAGTGCTGGTAAACACCAGCGCCCAGGAAGCACGCATGCGTTTCAAAACTGATATTTTTGCTGGCCCATTTTTTCATCTGTGCCATCAGTTCCGGTTCAGACAGCGCTTTGGAAATGTTCAGCTCCCGGTTAAAACGAACCTCTTGCGGGATATCGGAGAACAACTGTTCAATCGAATCGACCCCAAGTGCTTCCAGCATCTGGCGCTTGTCTTGGTCGGTCTGGGGCAAGTAACGATACTTCACCTGTATTCCTCCTTGCTTGAAGCATTGTAATCAACTCACGCCTCACGATTTGCTGCGCTTGTAAAACGGGGTTGCGACCACCTTCGCCTTGAGTCGTTTGCCCCGCACCTCCACGTCTACTGCTGTATCCAGTGCGGTATAGGCTTTGTCAAGCAGCGCCAGACCGACGTTCTTTTTCAGCGTAGGCGACTGGGTACCGGTGGTCACGACACCGATCCTCTTGTCACCGGCATAGACAGGATAATCCGTGCGCGGGATGCCGCGGTCGATCATCTCGATCCCGACCAGTTTTCGCGGGGCTCCCTGCTCTTTTTGCTGTTTCAGCACGTCACACCCGATGCAGGGGATCTCTTTATCCGGTTTTACTGCAAACCCTATCCCCGCCTCGATCGGCGTAATCTCCCTGCTTAGCTCCTGACCGTACAGCGGCAGCTTCGCTTCGAACCGGAGTGTGTCCCGTGCGCCCAATCCACAGGGAGTCAACCCCTCTTCTTCCCCCGCAGCCATCAACTTATCCCACAGGGATACAGCCTGATCGGCTGACACGTACAATTCAAAACCGTCTTCTCCGGTGTATCCGCTGCGAGAGACCAGTGTGGAGATCCCATCCAGCGAGACATCCTGTTGGAAACGGAAAAAACCGATTTGGGAAAGGTCTATCGTGGCAAGGCGTTGGAGAATGGTTTCGGCAAGCGGTCCCTGAATGGCCAGCAGTGCGATCTGGGAGGAGATGTTCTCAACCGTCACCTGATCTGTCAGATGCTGCTTCATCCAGTCCAGATCCTTATCGATGTTGGATGCGTTGATCACGAGCCAATAGTGGTCTTCGGCAAGTTTGTAGACCAGCAGGTCATCCACTGTGCCGCCATCCGGGTAGCACATCGCACTGTAATGCGCCTGTCCCGGCACCAGTTTGGACACATCGTTGGTCGTAAGCCGCTGAAGGTAGTGGAGTGCACCCGCTCCTTTTACCTCCACCTCTCCCATATGGGAGACGTCGAATAATCCTGCCTTGGTCCGCACTGCCTCGTGCTCCTGCGAAATGCTCGTAAACTGAACCGGCATCTCCCACCCACCGAAGTCGATCGTCTTGGCACCATACTGGGCATACACGGGAAACAACGGGGTACGTTTCAAGTCGCTCAACAGCCTGCACCTCCTGATTCTTCCTTTTTACCATTTCCTGTTGCATGTAAATTCATGTCTGCACAAAGACGCAAAAAAAGACAGAGCAAAGGAAGAAGTCAGACGCTTGCGCACGTCCTACTCTTTCCTTCTCTGTCCTCGGTACCTGAGAGTTGCCTTGCCCGATGGATCGGCAAGTTTCCCCTTGGGTGGCTCATCTGAGCTCTCTCCAGAGATGCGTCCGGTAGAGGTACTTTTGCCTGAGAGATTCACCGCTGCCCGGCTTGCTCCTTCGGCGCCGTATAAATACGGTCTCTCCCTGCTACCTTCATTCGCACGGAATGTACATAACTTGTAATCAAGTGAATCATACTAGCCTATACAGCAATTGTGTTACCGTTATTATCCTACCATGAACGTTCAAAAGTTGAAAGCAGTTTTTTAAAGAATCAGTCCGGGAGGAGACACCATCGATGTCACGTGTTCCTGTCACCTTTGATCGTTCCTGGCTTCCTGATCTAAACCGACTGATGGCGGACGACGGTCCCTGGCACAAGTGGGAGTTGTTTCAACTGGCGCTTGAGGCGGAAGAAGCGCTTGCAGTACGGGAGTTTGATCAACTTCAGGCTCTCAGATACCTACCCAATCTCACCCCTTATCCCCATCAGATCACGACGGCAGAAAAAGTATTAAACGAAATGCACGGACGTGCCATACTGGCTGACGAGGTGGGATTGGGCAAAACGATCGAAGCAGGGCTGATCTTAAAAGAGTACATGGTTCGAGGATTGGCGAAAAAAGTGTTGATTCTGGTCCCAGCCTCTCTGGTCATCCAGTGGACAAAAGAGTTGAATCAGAAGTTCGGGATCCCTGCTGCGGCGCAAAAAAAAG contains these protein-coding regions:
- the dat gene encoding D-amino-acid transaminase; its protein translation is MYYVDGRWVEAAEAYIHPEDRGYQFGDGIYEVFRIYQGKIYQWEAHYTRLARSAKELQIAFPWTSSELQSIAEQLLDKNSITETDDAILYMQVTRGTAPRQHEFPEGLRPILSAFARKKERPRAEMQNGIAAALIPDIRWLRCDIKSLNLLGAAMAKQQAKQQGAFEAILHRDGTVTEGSSSNLFVVKDNVLYTHPANHLILHGITRQIVIALAGTLSLEVREETFDAEFLKQADELFFTGTTVEVMPVVSLDGKPVGSGQVGEVVRKLQEAFEGTIG
- a CDS encoding lipoate--protein ligase family protein; the protein is MEQWRYVLTKAMSPEMNMAVDEAILTLHSEGKVPPTVRFYTWEPATLSIGYFQKAEKEIDTTAVKQLGLGFVRRPTGGRAVLHDQELTYSVIVSERHPRMPTSVTEAYKIISMGLLHGFQELGLRAEMVSLATEEEKAKYSSPGSSACFDSPSWYELVVEGKKVAGSAQTRQKGVILQHGSILLDMDVDLLFSLLRFPSERVKQRMMDSFREKAVTINEVSGAQVGLDQAIDAFFAGFASGLGVELIEQPLTDEELALAEELSRTRYATPEWNFRR
- the gcvPB gene encoding aminomethyl-transferring glycine dehydrogenase subunit GcvPB, with the protein product MHNNKEKALIFEMSRPGRVGYSLPELDVPEVDVTTLLPQHLLRETPAALPEVSELQLMRHYTELSNRNHGVDSGFYPLGSCTMKYNPKINEDIARLPGFASIHPYQPDETVQGALEMLYNLQQDLAEITGMDAVSLQPAAGAAGEFTGLMMIRAYHESRGEKRTKVIVPNSAHGTNPASANVAGMETVTIPSDERGLVDIEALRAAVGPDTAGLMLTNPNTLGLFEEDIVEMARIVHEVGGLLYYDGANANAILGIARPGDMGFDVVHLNLHKTFTGPHGGGGPGAGPVGVKASLLPFLPAPIVAKDETGRFRLDYDRPQSIGRVKAYYGNFGILLRAYSYISTMGAEGLLQVSQNAVLNANYLMRRLAEAYELPYDCVCKHEFVLSGVRQKKQGVRTLDIAKRLLDFGYHPPTIYFPLIVDECLMIEPTETETKETLDEFAEVMLQIARECEQSPEIVQEAPHTTVVKRLDEATAARKPVLRYQSEGV
- the gcvT gene encoding glycine cleavage system aminomethyltransferase GcvT, producing MSDLKRTPLFPVYAQYGAKTIDFGGWEMPVQFTSISQEHEAVRTKAGLFDVSHMGEVEVKGAGALHYLQRLTTNDVSKLVPGQAHYSAMCYPDGGTVDDLLVYKLAEDHYWLVINASNIDKDLDWMKQHLTDQVTVENISSQIALLAIQGPLAETILQRLATIDLSQIGFFRFQQDVSLDGISTLVSRSGYTGEDGFELYVSADQAVSLWDKLMAAGEEEGLTPCGLGARDTLRFEAKLPLYGQELSREITPIEAGIGFAVKPDKEIPCIGCDVLKQQKEQGAPRKLVGIEMIDRGIPRTDYPVYAGDKRIGVVTTGTQSPTLKKNVGLALLDKAYTALDTAVDVEVRGKRLKAKVVATPFYKRSKS
- a CDS encoding CBS domain-containing protein, with translation MKAKQLWSIPVVADDGSFYGALSKRSLFELFEKGLFRGSYEEFIQLPLAEGVDRRVPALTEQHLFEDALPIIVRYPFVPVVDEANHFLGILKRKDVELELESAFGMNIAATRMVIAQYERKGILQEIMSTLVKHDANVVSCISFDSKHHGVRRILTKYKSTESGERIKQDLEQRGFVVTSLLDNH
- the gcvPA gene encoding aminomethyl-transferring glycine dehydrogenase subunit GcvPA, whose amino-acid sequence is MKYRYLPQTDQDKRQMLEALGVDSIEQLFSDIPQEVRFNRELNISKALSEPELMAQMKKWASKNISFETHACFLGAGVYQHYIPSVVNHVISRSEFYTAYTPYQPEISQGELQAIFEFQTMVCELTGMQVANSSMYDGPTSLAEAAMMAAGHTGKKRVLVSRAVHPEARQILNTYAYGQDVEVVEIGYTGQGVTDLAQLQAELTDQTGAVILQYPNFFGSVEDLAAVERLVHEAGALFIVKANPVSLGVLEAPGKLGADIVVGDMQPFGIHASFGGPHCGYFATTTKLMRKMPGRIVGQTKDEEGKRGFVLTLQAREQHIRREKATSNICSNQALNALAASVALSALGRQGVQEMALMNLQKANYAKQVIGALEGLEIVFQSPTFNEFVVKLPKPAAEVNAALLQAGIIGGYDMGRSYPELSGHMLIAVTELRTKQEIDTLAQQLEVIGRA